Proteins encoded in a region of the Marinobacter arenosus genome:
- the fdhF gene encoding formate dehydrogenase subunit alpha yields the protein MNDSNESFTLTLDDVEVQAFPGETLWQVAKRAGETIPHLCFKDAPGYRADGNCRACMVEVEGERVLAASCIREATPGMVVHSAGSPRVQAARKGVLELLLADQPEREESPDRSSHLWDTVDQLAIDAGAVRQRLPARSDREGPTVHHVEPRSDSLPHAGGHDATHSAMNVNLDACITCGLCERACREVQGNDVIGLAHRGAASKVIFDFDDPMGDSTCVACGECVQACPTGALMPATLMDDQGRGDSAVADRTVDSVCPYCGVGCQLTYHVKDEPVGAEAASGNQRGKILFVEGRDGPSNQGRLCVKGRFGFDYPAHPARLTRPLIRREGVPKGLDPEFDPANPLTHFREASWDEALDLAVHGLTRLKAEHGPAALAGFGSAKCSNEEAWLFQKLVRTGFGSNNVDHCTRLCHASSVAALMECLGSGAVTASFMQSLQADVVILIGCNPAVNHPVAATYFKQAVRNGTKLIIIDPRGQALDAYAWRSVRFTPGGDVALLNALLHVIIDEELLDQTYIDAHTEGFAALAQSVAPMTPEVMSPVCGVAPDTIREVARAYAQADRAMIFWGMGISQHVHGTDNARCLISLALACGQTGRPGTGLHPLRGQNNVQGASDAGLIPMVLPDYKPVGDAQLRAAFEELWSTELDPNPGLTVVEIMDAIRAGTIKGMYILGENPAMSDPDLTHARAALGALEHLVVQDLFITETAQFADVILPAAAWSEKTGTVTNTNRQVQMGRAALSPPGEAKPDWWVIQEMARRFGLGWNYAGPEQVFEEMKQGMHSLDHISWSRLQREGSVTYPCPADDAPGQDVVFADAFPRAGGRARFSPTRPLPPDEPVDEAYPIVLTTGRLLEHWHTGAMTRRSHVLDEREPEAAAYFASAELDRMGVAPGDAIQIATRRGSITLTARADQTMPEGMVFVPFAFVEAAANVLTNPALDPDGKIPEFKYAACRLSPA from the coding sequence ATGAATGATTCCAACGAAAGTTTTACCCTGACCCTGGACGATGTCGAAGTCCAGGCCTTTCCCGGTGAAACCCTGTGGCAGGTCGCCAAGCGGGCAGGCGAGACAATCCCCCACCTGTGTTTCAAGGACGCTCCGGGCTACCGTGCCGATGGCAATTGCCGGGCCTGCATGGTGGAAGTGGAGGGTGAGCGGGTGCTCGCGGCGAGCTGTATTCGGGAAGCTACGCCCGGCATGGTCGTTCATAGCGCAGGCTCGCCTCGGGTTCAGGCGGCTCGCAAGGGTGTGCTCGAATTGCTGCTGGCCGATCAGCCTGAGAGAGAGGAAAGCCCGGATCGGTCCAGCCACTTGTGGGATACGGTGGATCAATTGGCCATTGATGCCGGTGCCGTGCGTCAGCGTCTACCGGCACGTTCAGATCGCGAAGGGCCGACGGTCCACCATGTTGAACCCCGTTCCGATTCACTGCCTCACGCCGGCGGCCACGACGCCACCCATTCGGCCATGAACGTTAACCTGGACGCCTGCATTACCTGCGGCTTGTGCGAACGCGCCTGCCGGGAAGTGCAGGGCAACGATGTGATTGGACTGGCACACCGGGGGGCCGCGTCTAAGGTCATCTTCGATTTTGATGACCCCATGGGGGATAGCACCTGCGTTGCCTGCGGGGAATGTGTGCAGGCCTGCCCGACCGGGGCGCTTATGCCGGCAACCCTGATGGATGATCAGGGCCGGGGAGACTCCGCGGTGGCGGACCGCACCGTGGATTCGGTTTGCCCCTACTGCGGTGTGGGATGCCAGCTCACCTATCACGTCAAGGACGAACCTGTGGGTGCCGAAGCAGCATCAGGCAACCAGCGAGGAAAGATTCTGTTTGTGGAAGGCCGGGATGGCCCCTCCAACCAGGGAAGGCTGTGCGTAAAAGGGCGTTTTGGCTTCGATTACCCCGCGCACCCGGCCCGGCTGACCCGCCCACTGATTCGCCGGGAGGGCGTCCCCAAGGGGCTTGACCCGGAATTTGATCCCGCCAATCCGTTAACCCACTTTCGAGAGGCAAGCTGGGACGAGGCGCTGGACCTGGCGGTACACGGATTAACCCGACTCAAAGCCGAGCACGGACCCGCTGCGCTCGCCGGCTTCGGTAGCGCCAAGTGCTCCAACGAAGAAGCCTGGCTGTTCCAGAAGCTGGTACGGACCGGTTTTGGCTCCAACAACGTCGACCACTGCACGCGGCTCTGCCACGCCAGCTCCGTGGCCGCCCTGATGGAATGCCTGGGTTCCGGCGCCGTCACGGCCTCGTTCATGCAGTCGCTGCAGGCCGATGTGGTTATCCTCATCGGCTGCAACCCGGCGGTGAATCATCCGGTGGCCGCCACCTACTTCAAGCAGGCAGTACGCAACGGCACCAAACTGATCATCATCGATCCCCGGGGCCAGGCGCTGGACGCCTATGCCTGGCGGAGCGTGCGATTCACTCCGGGTGGTGATGTAGCATTATTGAACGCCTTGCTCCACGTGATAATCGATGAGGAACTGTTAGATCAGACCTACATTGATGCCCACACAGAAGGATTCGCAGCCCTGGCCCAGAGCGTTGCGCCCATGACGCCAGAGGTAATGAGCCCAGTGTGCGGTGTTGCGCCGGACACCATTCGCGAAGTGGCCCGCGCCTATGCCCAGGCGGACCGCGCGATGATCTTCTGGGGCATGGGCATCTCCCAGCACGTGCACGGCACCGACAATGCCCGCTGCCTGATTTCGCTGGCACTGGCATGCGGCCAAACTGGCAGGCCCGGTACCGGCCTTCACCCGCTGCGTGGGCAAAACAACGTGCAGGGCGCGTCTGATGCCGGCTTGATCCCTATGGTATTACCGGACTACAAACCGGTCGGGGATGCCCAACTGCGGGCCGCCTTTGAAGAACTCTGGAGCACCGAACTGGACCCGAATCCGGGCCTCACCGTTGTGGAGATTATGGATGCGATCAGGGCGGGCACCATCAAGGGCATGTACATCCTGGGTGAGAACCCCGCCATGTCCGACCCGGATCTGACCCACGCCCGGGCCGCGCTCGGTGCCCTTGAGCACCTGGTGGTACAGGACCTGTTCATCACAGAGACGGCCCAGTTCGCTGACGTTATTCTCCCTGCCGCCGCCTGGTCAGAAAAAACGGGCACCGTCACCAACACCAACCGCCAGGTGCAAATGGGTCGAGCCGCGCTTTCGCCGCCAGGGGAGGCAAAACCCGATTGGTGGGTTATCCAGGAAATGGCCCGACGTTTCGGGCTTGGTTGGAACTACGCCGGCCCCGAGCAAGTGTTTGAAGAAATGAAGCAGGGCATGCACTCACTCGATCACATCTCCTGGTCGCGGCTGCAGCGCGAAGGATCGGTCACCTACCCATGTCCCGCTGATGACGCGCCGGGACAGGATGTTGTCTTCGCTGACGCCTTTCCCCGAGCGGGAGGCCGGGCCAGGTTCTCGCCAACCCGGCCGCTGCCGCCGGACGAGCCGGTGGATGAGGCTTATCCCATCGTGCTGACAACCGGGCGATTGCTGGAGCACTGGCACACGGGCGCCATGACCCGTCGCAGCCACGTGCTGGACGAGCGAGAGCCCGAGGCCGCAGCCTACTTTGCATCCGCAGAGCTGGATCGCATGGGCGTCGCACCGGGTGATGCCATCCAAATCGCCACGCGACGTGGCAGCATTACCCTGACGGCGCGGGCCGACCAGACCATGCCCGAAGGCATGGTGTTCGTGCCTTTCGCGTTCGTGGAGGCGGCAGCCAACGTGCTCACCAACCCGGCGCTGGATCCGGACGGCAAGATTCCGGAATTCAAGTACGCGGCGTGCAGGTTGAGCCCGGCCTAG
- a CDS encoding metallophosphoesterase family protein, with protein MPKFLHTADWQMGRAFTRFETEDGAALVEARFEAIETLARLANEHHCDAVLVAGDVFDAQTVSDRTIRRVFNATKGFAGPWVMLTGNHDAALAESVWTRAQRLGAVPENVHLALQPGVIDLEPERLSILCAPLTQRHTYGDLTEPFSGYETPEGSIRIGLAHGSVQGLLPDEIDSTNPIAPNRAEASRLDYLALGDWHGTKQIDERTWYSGTPEPERFRNNEAGNALIVEVSEPGAAPTVTQLPTGRYQWHQWQETLAVHSDLEQLLERLNTLPESAVVDLRLEGSVTLAGEETLLKALSVAEARFRSLRCERSGLQLAPTDEDIAALKADGYVGEVVESLRDRQEGAQDDTARDALAILAGLLREREQEAGQ; from the coding sequence ATGCCAAAGTTTTTGCATACGGCAGACTGGCAGATGGGCCGGGCGTTTACCCGTTTCGAAACGGAGGACGGTGCCGCCCTGGTCGAGGCCCGGTTCGAGGCCATTGAAACGCTTGCACGGCTGGCCAATGAGCATCACTGCGATGCGGTACTGGTCGCCGGTGACGTCTTTGACGCCCAAACGGTGTCCGACCGCACCATACGGCGGGTATTCAACGCCACGAAGGGATTTGCCGGTCCCTGGGTCATGCTTACGGGTAACCACGACGCCGCTCTGGCAGAGAGTGTCTGGACGCGAGCCCAGCGCCTGGGTGCGGTACCGGAGAATGTGCATCTCGCGCTGCAGCCTGGCGTGATAGATCTGGAACCCGAGCGCCTCAGCATCCTCTGCGCGCCGCTGACCCAGCGCCACACGTATGGTGATCTCACCGAGCCATTCAGTGGTTACGAGACGCCGGAAGGTTCCATCAGAATCGGCCTGGCCCATGGCAGTGTCCAGGGCCTGTTGCCGGACGAGATTGATTCCACCAACCCCATCGCACCGAACCGTGCTGAAGCCAGCAGGCTCGACTACCTCGCCCTGGGCGACTGGCACGGTACCAAACAGATTGATGAGCGCACTTGGTACAGCGGGACGCCCGAGCCGGAAAGGTTTCGTAACAACGAAGCAGGCAATGCCCTGATCGTTGAGGTCTCCGAGCCAGGGGCAGCACCGACAGTGACGCAACTACCAACCGGTCGGTATCAATGGCACCAATGGCAGGAAACCCTCGCGGTACACTCCGATCTTGAACAGTTGCTGGAACGTTTGAACACCTTGCCCGAATCCGCCGTTGTTGATCTGCGCCTCGAAGGCTCGGTGACCCTGGCCGGCGAGGAAACCCTGTTGAAGGCGTTGTCGGTTGCGGAAGCACGATTCCGCAGCCTTCGCTGCGAGCGAAGTGGGCTTCAGCTTGCCCCGACGGACGAAGACATCGCGGCTCTGAAAGCGGATGGCTACGTGGGCGAAGTGGTCGAGAGCCTGCGCGATCGGCAAGAAGGCGCGCAGGATGACACCGCCCGGGATGCACTGGCTATCCTGGCGGGGTTACTGCGGGAACGTGAACAGGAGGCGGGGCAATGA
- a CDS encoding AAA family ATPase, translated as MKLQRMRIEQLRQFRKPFVLDNLQPGLNLIHGPNESGKSTLVRAIRAAFFERYRSTAVDDLRPWGDSAAAPTIELDFEHDNRVWRLTKSFLQRKRCDLVVGTESYSEDDAEEKLAELLGYQYPKRGASKAEHWGIPGLLWVEQGTGQDIEQAIEHAGDHLKSALNSMVGEVASSGGDDLIETVRSQRDVLLTGTGKPRGDYLKLEKDRAQYQLEIEELKERVHKYQEQVDRLGKLTQDYEQAEAERPWEDAQRHLEEARARYQKVERLEQEQNQEKATFAQQEQNHRLLQQNKEHLEGLSRQLESRKAELDRAEHDLSVSQAQTPAVTGRLTEARTAYEQAEKQRKLAGLLQTRQRLEQDLRRLEQQQQVISQNLAKAREYQQQLEQARQQVRENRIDPELVKKLRATGSQLNEETIRSQTIATRLSWQLDADASLTLNNEPLVGQGEQQLLEESTLVIPGVGTLGITPGGEELASTRRKLKALEENLAEQLKTLGVESVKQAEDRLSTFETAERAVKHAEDLFKTVAPAGMEQLVFEQSEAESELEKARKQLESTPKPDSNETVATLEEAEAAFNQTSAALDKAESDERAHQSRLSALKQARDNAKTEWQRLADEEKSPERQQQLRQIITDLANLEKQQAELEASLERREREIRDARPEFLRQDIERYQNAVNQLRQTQENRGRELRDIKVRLEAWGAEGLEEQLNEKEAELDQCNRRYEELHRRAQALDLLLNLLTEKRQALTRRLQAPLQKHLNHYLSVLFPEASLEVDEQLRPGTFSRGTELGLITELSFGAREQMGLISRLAYADLLREAGRPTLVILDDTLVHSDSDRLEDMKRILFDAASRHQILLFTCHPEKWQDLGVPPVDIQASKELVA; from the coding sequence ATGAAGCTGCAGCGAATGCGCATCGAACAGCTGCGCCAGTTCCGCAAACCCTTTGTTCTGGACAACCTGCAGCCCGGCCTCAACCTGATTCACGGCCCCAACGAGTCCGGTAAAAGCACGCTGGTACGTGCCATCCGAGCGGCGTTTTTCGAACGCTATCGTTCAACGGCCGTTGATGACCTACGTCCGTGGGGCGACTCCGCCGCGGCGCCCACCATTGAGCTGGATTTCGAGCACGACAACCGCGTTTGGCGGCTCACCAAAAGCTTTCTGCAGCGCAAACGGTGCGACCTGGTTGTTGGCACCGAGTCATACAGTGAAGACGATGCGGAAGAAAAACTGGCTGAACTGCTGGGCTACCAGTACCCGAAACGGGGCGCCAGTAAAGCCGAGCACTGGGGCATACCGGGATTATTGTGGGTCGAGCAGGGCACCGGGCAGGACATTGAGCAGGCCATAGAACACGCCGGAGATCATCTGAAATCCGCCCTGAATTCCATGGTCGGAGAGGTGGCCAGTTCCGGGGGAGATGATCTGATCGAGACCGTTCGCAGCCAGCGGGACGTCCTGCTGACCGGAACCGGCAAGCCCCGGGGCGATTATCTGAAACTGGAAAAAGACCGCGCCCAGTACCAACTTGAAATCGAAGAGCTGAAGGAGCGAGTTCATAAATACCAGGAGCAGGTCGACCGGCTTGGCAAACTGACCCAGGACTATGAGCAGGCGGAAGCCGAACGGCCCTGGGAAGACGCTCAACGCCATCTGGAGGAAGCCAGGGCGCGCTATCAAAAGGTTGAGCGCCTGGAGCAGGAGCAAAACCAGGAGAAGGCCACGTTTGCACAGCAGGAGCAAAACCATCGATTGTTGCAGCAGAACAAAGAGCATCTGGAAGGGCTCAGTCGCCAATTGGAGAGCCGAAAGGCAGAGCTGGATCGCGCTGAGCACGACCTCTCCGTGTCTCAAGCACAGACGCCGGCCGTCACAGGCCGTTTAACCGAAGCCAGAACTGCCTACGAGCAGGCAGAAAAGCAACGGAAACTGGCGGGCCTGCTGCAAACCCGGCAGCGGCTGGAGCAGGATCTAAGGCGGCTGGAACAGCAACAACAAGTGATCAGCCAGAACCTCGCCAAAGCCAGGGAATACCAACAGCAGTTGGAGCAAGCCAGGCAGCAGGTCAGGGAAAACCGGATCGATCCAGAGTTGGTCAAAAAACTGCGAGCGACCGGGAGCCAGCTCAACGAAGAGACCATTCGTTCACAGACCATCGCCACCCGGTTGAGCTGGCAGCTGGACGCTGACGCATCACTGACGCTGAACAACGAACCGCTTGTCGGGCAAGGCGAACAGCAGCTTCTGGAAGAATCGACGCTGGTTATTCCCGGCGTTGGTACCCTGGGCATAACCCCCGGCGGGGAGGAACTGGCCAGCACGCGGAGGAAGCTCAAGGCGCTGGAGGAGAACCTCGCGGAACAGCTGAAGACCCTTGGCGTCGAATCGGTGAAACAGGCAGAGGATCGTCTTTCCACGTTCGAAACTGCCGAAAGAGCCGTAAAGCACGCTGAAGATCTGTTCAAAACCGTGGCCCCGGCGGGCATGGAGCAACTCGTCTTTGAGCAAAGCGAGGCCGAAAGCGAACTGGAAAAAGCCAGGAAACAACTGGAATCCACGCCGAAACCGGATTCGAACGAAACAGTTGCCACCCTGGAGGAAGCCGAGGCCGCGTTTAACCAGACCAGCGCCGCCCTGGATAAAGCGGAATCCGATGAGCGAGCGCATCAGTCCAGGCTGTCGGCCCTGAAGCAGGCGCGGGACAATGCCAAAACGGAATGGCAGCGGCTGGCGGATGAAGAAAAGAGCCCGGAACGCCAGCAGCAACTTCGCCAGATAATCACCGACCTGGCAAACCTCGAAAAGCAGCAGGCCGAACTGGAAGCCAGCCTTGAGCGTCGCGAACGGGAAATCCGCGATGCCCGCCCGGAGTTTCTCCGACAGGACATCGAACGCTATCAGAACGCGGTCAACCAGCTGCGTCAGACCCAGGAAAACCGTGGCCGCGAACTCCGCGATATCAAAGTCAGGCTGGAAGCCTGGGGCGCGGAAGGGCTGGAAGAGCAGCTCAACGAGAAAGAGGCGGAGCTCGACCAGTGCAATCGGCGGTACGAGGAACTGCACCGCCGTGCCCAGGCGCTGGACCTGTTGCTCAATCTGCTCACTGAAAAACGCCAGGCCCTGACACGCCGCCTGCAGGCGCCCCTGCAAAAACACCTCAACCACTATCTCTCTGTGCTTTTCCCGGAAGCCTCGCTGGAAGTGGATGAACAGCTACGGCCGGGCACCTTTAGCAGGGGCACCGAGCTTGGGCTGATCACCGAACTGAGCTTTGGCGCCCGCGAACAGATGGGCCTGATCAGCCGTCTGGCCTATGCCGATCTGCTGCGGGAAGCAGGAAGGCCGACTCTGGTGATACTGGACGACACCCTGGTACATAGTGACAGCGACCGCCTGGAAGACATGAAGCGCATCCTGTTTGATGCGGCCAGCCGGCATCAGATATTGCTGTTTACCTGCCATCCAGAGAAGTGGCAGGACCTGGGTGTGCCGCCTGTGGATATTCAGGCATCGAAGGAGTTGGTGGCTTAG
- a CDS encoding NADH:flavin oxidoreductase/NADH oxidase family protein, with amino-acid sequence MSFDSDDSISQSTSPLAQPLKLPCGAVLPNRIAKAAMTEGLADDRLHATHCHETLYRRWSDGGAGLLITGNVMIDHRVLERPGNVAIDPAPDLTKGKGEPEGMAQLRAWAEAGTRNGNHLWMQISHAGRQSPRYVTSRPMGPSAVQLSLMGNYARPRALSEPEILDFIQRFANVARIAKEAGFTGVQVHGAHGYLLSSFLSPVTNQRTDRWGGSLENRARFLLEVVRATREAVGPEFPVAVKLNSDDFRKGGFSLDESVSVVRWLNEEGIDLLEVSGGTYEQPRLLGYSGDSETASDGPAMRESTRKREAYFLDYAQTIREVCDCPLMVTGGFRTRTFMEEAIASGETDVIGLGRPLCTDPDTPRDLLEGRIEKTVCHEDHVKLAQRGFFSPASPLMPLKIINVLGGQAWYYQQIFRLADGKEADPELGLLKAVGAYVKDELSRARRVKKARLIAR; translated from the coding sequence GTGTCGTTCGATTCTGACGATTCAATTTCCCAAAGCACATCGCCCCTCGCCCAACCCCTAAAACTCCCCTGCGGAGCAGTCCTGCCTAACCGCATTGCCAAGGCTGCCATGACCGAAGGCCTGGCAGACGACCGGCTACACGCTACTCACTGCCATGAAACCCTTTATCGGCGCTGGTCCGATGGCGGTGCAGGGCTGTTGATTACCGGCAACGTGATGATTGATCACCGGGTGCTGGAGCGGCCGGGTAACGTGGCGATTGATCCGGCGCCCGATTTAACAAAAGGGAAGGGCGAGCCCGAGGGTATGGCGCAATTGCGTGCCTGGGCTGAGGCGGGCACCCGCAACGGCAACCATTTGTGGATGCAGATCTCCCATGCCGGACGGCAGTCGCCGCGTTACGTTACCTCGCGCCCGATGGGGCCTTCGGCGGTGCAGCTATCGCTGATGGGCAACTACGCGCGCCCTCGGGCGCTCTCGGAGCCGGAGATCCTCGACTTTATCCAGCGCTTTGCCAACGTGGCCCGGATCGCCAAGGAGGCGGGCTTCACCGGCGTTCAGGTGCATGGGGCCCATGGGTATTTGTTGTCGTCTTTTCTGTCGCCGGTCACCAACCAGCGCACCGATCGCTGGGGTGGCTCGCTGGAAAATCGCGCCCGTTTCCTGCTCGAGGTGGTCCGCGCGACTCGCGAAGCTGTGGGGCCGGAGTTTCCGGTAGCGGTGAAGCTCAATTCCGACGATTTCCGCAAGGGCGGCTTTTCACTCGATGAGTCTGTGAGTGTGGTGCGCTGGCTCAATGAAGAGGGTATTGATCTGCTGGAGGTGTCCGGCGGCACCTACGAACAGCCGCGGCTGCTCGGGTACAGTGGCGATTCCGAAACCGCGAGCGACGGGCCGGCCATGCGGGAAAGCACTCGCAAACGGGAAGCTTACTTCCTGGATTATGCCCAGACGATTCGAGAGGTGTGCGACTGCCCGCTGATGGTCACCGGTGGATTCCGGACGCGCACGTTTATGGAAGAGGCGATTGCCAGCGGCGAAACCGACGTGATTGGCCTTGGCCGGCCGCTCTGCACGGATCCGGATACACCCAGGGATCTGCTTGAAGGGCGCATCGAAAAGACCGTTTGCCACGAAGATCACGTCAAGCTTGCCCAGCGCGGATTTTTCTCTCCGGCCAGTCCGCTGATGCCACTCAAAATCATAAATGTACTGGGCGGCCAGGCCTGGTATTACCAGCAGATTTTCCGGTTGGCGGATGGCAAAGAGGCTGACCCGGAGCTGGGTCTCCTCAAGGCCGTCGGGGCATACGTGAAGGATGAACTGAGCCGGGCCCGGCGGGTGAAGAAGGCCCGGCTTATTGCAAGATGA
- a CDS encoding SDR family NAD(P)-dependent oxidoreductase, whose protein sequence is MTKLALITGASAGIGREACDLFARQGYRVIALSRQPTGVESAALEMTLDLESFDQIEGLAGELDSEIAAAESVILVNNSGYGQFGALRDLSESMWSKQFSTHVFGPIKLAAVCLELCEQHGIPLRVIAVSSVLSITPQKMKGAYCAAKSAMNTGHESFWFDEQGSKSLESVSLVLPGPVKTRFREHALAALQPLLGRASAVHWEKYKAMEAALAPGASIKPFTASASDVAKKIYRAAEATRPKPRYLVTPQTYLAEFITRFIPRSIQRIILQ, encoded by the coding sequence ATGACAAAACTGGCCCTGATAACCGGCGCCAGCGCCGGCATTGGCCGTGAGGCCTGCGACCTTTTTGCCCGGCAAGGCTACAGAGTTATTGCCCTCTCACGACAGCCAACAGGCGTGGAGTCCGCAGCCCTCGAGATGACACTGGACCTTGAGTCCTTTGATCAGATCGAGGGCCTTGCAGGCGAGCTGGACAGCGAAATCGCCGCGGCCGAAAGCGTAATCCTGGTCAACAACTCCGGCTATGGGCAATTCGGCGCGCTTCGCGACCTGTCCGAATCCATGTGGAGCAAGCAATTCAGCACACACGTGTTCGGCCCCATCAAGCTGGCAGCTGTCTGCCTGGAGCTCTGCGAACAACACGGCATACCCTTGCGGGTCATCGCGGTTAGCTCCGTGCTCTCCATCACGCCCCAGAAAATGAAAGGCGCTTACTGTGCCGCCAAATCCGCGATGAACACGGGCCATGAAAGCTTCTGGTTTGATGAACAGGGCAGCAAAAGCCTGGAAAGTGTTTCGCTGGTGCTCCCGGGGCCGGTGAAGACACGCTTCAGAGAACATGCACTCGCGGCTTTGCAGCCCCTGCTTGGCCGGGCAAGCGCCGTGCACTGGGAAAAGTACAAAGCGATGGAAGCAGCGCTCGCGCCAGGCGCCAGCATCAAGCCTTTTACCGCCAGTGCATCGGACGTCGCGAAAAAGATTTACAGGGCCGCAGAGGCGACACGACCCAAACCCAGATATCTGGTTACACCACAGACCTACCTTGCCGAATTTATCACCCGGTTTATTCCCCGCTCGATCCAGAGAATCATCTTGCAATAA
- a CDS encoding Gfo/Idh/MocA family protein — MENRKIRWGIIGTAEIATKVVAGMHDAKNAEVAAVASRALDRAQAWADEHNVPQAFGSYDELLADDSIDAVYLPVPTALRNEWIKKAARAGKHVYAEKPLADGIEKAIEVCKENGVQFMDGTMWLHSTRTQEIEKRIANGDIGDVRRVTSAFTFKAPSREWYEGGNGRTDKSREPMGCFGDQGWYPISATLWSYGYELPERVQMNFVSKNSIDTIVACGGTLWFANGRMATFDAGCELAHRSQVEMVGDAGLIRIDDLVGGQGRSGNFAAYGERFTGSSRYILGDVEGKDTVQEVEPCDHVVKLVEKFSDIILTGELEDTWPKRSLACHRVMSALFESAESNGAVVSL; from the coding sequence ATGGAAAATCGCAAAATCCGCTGGGGAATCATTGGTACCGCCGAAATTGCCACCAAGGTGGTGGCGGGAATGCACGATGCCAAAAACGCTGAGGTCGCCGCCGTTGCGAGCCGTGCTCTCGACCGTGCCCAGGCCTGGGCAGACGAGCACAACGTGCCGCAGGCTTTCGGTTCCTACGATGAGCTTCTCGCTGATGACAGTATCGACGCCGTGTATCTTCCTGTTCCGACAGCGTTGCGTAACGAATGGATCAAGAAAGCAGCCCGCGCCGGCAAGCACGTTTACGCCGAAAAGCCCCTGGCTGACGGCATCGAAAAAGCCATCGAAGTCTGCAAAGAGAACGGCGTCCAGTTCATGGACGGAACCATGTGGCTGCACAGCACGCGCACGCAAGAGATCGAGAAGCGTATTGCAAACGGCGACATCGGCGATGTCAGGCGTGTGACCAGCGCGTTCACCTTCAAGGCACCCTCCAGGGAATGGTATGAAGGCGGCAACGGCCGCACCGACAAATCCCGGGAACCCATGGGCTGTTTTGGTGATCAGGGCTGGTATCCAATCAGTGCCACACTGTGGAGCTACGGGTACGAACTGCCCGAGCGCGTCCAGATGAACTTCGTCTCAAAGAACTCCATCGATACCATCGTCGCCTGTGGTGGCACCCTGTGGTTTGCCAACGGCCGTATGGCAACCTTTGATGCGGGTTGCGAACTCGCGCACCGCTCGCAGGTAGAAATGGTTGGCGACGCCGGCCTTATCCGCATCGACGATCTGGTTGGCGGACAAGGCAGAAGTGGCAATTTCGCCGCCTACGGAGAACGATTCACCGGAAGCTCGAGGTACATCCTGGGTGACGTGGAGGGCAAGGACACGGTGCAGGAGGTGGAGCCGTGCGACCACGTGGTGAAGCTCGTCGAGAAGTTCTCGGACATTATCCTGACGGGTGAGCTGGAGGACACGTGGCCGAAGCGCAGCCTGGCCTGCCACCGGGTAATGTCTGCGCTTTTCGAATCCGCAGAATCGAACGGCGCGGTTGTCTCCCTTTAA
- a CDS encoding AraC family transcriptional regulator: MEKATIVLLDATQYGADQELARIIDTRFPLERRDKNAGLDDIGANGENVILCFEFDFPDISTLSLLNETKHDHPSIPILMFTEQHSEALAVWALRARVWNYFVKPVAPEAVLSSLSILASMMATPRIRDCRNLVIPPQRLPDDARFQKHRAEDKLVELAVAHIEQHLHEKLCQSDIADRCNTTSYHLSRAFKQLYGITFQDYIMRRRLDRAGELLRNASATVSDVCWTVGFRDASYFSRMFHRHTGMTPSQYRRKWLNTRVEHEQTDLNVPVALRP, encoded by the coding sequence ATGGAAAAGGCTACCATTGTGCTTTTGGATGCCACCCAATACGGAGCTGACCAAGAGCTTGCCAGAATTATTGATACAAGGTTCCCTTTGGAGCGCCGTGACAAAAATGCCGGACTGGATGACATTGGTGCAAACGGTGAGAATGTCATTCTCTGTTTTGAATTCGACTTTCCCGATATCTCGACACTCTCTCTTCTCAACGAGACGAAACACGATCATCCCTCGATCCCAATCCTGATGTTTACCGAACAGCACTCTGAAGCGCTGGCGGTCTGGGCATTGCGGGCACGCGTGTGGAATTACTTTGTCAAACCGGTTGCACCGGAGGCGGTTCTGTCGTCGCTATCGATTCTGGCCAGCATGATGGCCACGCCGAGAATACGAGATTGTCGGAATCTCGTTATCCCGCCGCAGCGTTTGCCGGACGATGCCCGTTTTCAGAAGCATCGGGCAGAGGACAAGCTTGTTGAATTGGCCGTTGCCCACATAGAGCAACACTTGCACGAGAAATTGTGCCAGAGCGACATCGCAGACCGGTGCAACACAACCAGCTATCACTTGAGTCGGGCGTTCAAGCAGCTCTATGGAATCACGTTCCAGGATTACATCATGCGCCGCCGGCTGGACCGAGCCGGTGAGCTTCTTCGTAATGCCAGTGCGACCGTCTCGGATGTTTGCTGGACGGTTGGTTTCAGGGATGCGTCCTATTTTTCCCGGATGTTTCACCGCCACACCGGGATGACACCGTCCCAGTATCGACGTAAGTGGCTGAATACACGGGTTGAGCATGAACAAACCGACCTTAATGTCCCGGTGGCCCTGCGTCCCTGA
- a CDS encoding Flp family type IVb pilin, whose amino-acid sequence MKNLKSKIAQFLRDEEGLELSEYAVAGSLIVIGTVAAFAALSTEIGLAIDEITGVIRDGAPAAP is encoded by the coding sequence ATGAAAAACCTCAAGTCAAAAATTGCTCAGTTTCTTCGCGATGAAGAAGGTCTGGAACTGTCCGAGTATGCGGTAGCGGGTTCTCTTATCGTCATTGGAACCGTTGCGGCCTTTGCCGCTCTGTCAACTGAAATCGGTCTGGCGATCGACGAGATCACCGGTGTGATCAGAGACGGAGCGCCGGCGGCTCCATGA